In Channa argus isolate prfri chromosome 15, Channa argus male v1.0, whole genome shotgun sequence, the DNA window CTCAGTGAATGAGCTGTGGGCAGCAGCCAGTTTGATGACTgtacagctttatttttttgtgcccaGCCTTGAATAAGAACcataatttatgtttaaaaagcatggagaaaaaaagaaacatgtcataTGAGTGATGATTCTAACATGTAGCAAATACAGTATTGTATGATCTTCACAGCATCACGGCTCTCAGGGGTAATTTTTATAATGGAAAATTCCACTGAAGACTACAGGATCCAGTCATTTGACCTGGACACACAGGCGCTGCTGAAAACAGCGTTGAAAGGTCAGCGTTTTTGCTATACTCTATTACTGAATGCATCCGCTGTGTGAATCTCAACAGTCTTTTCtcgttgtgtttttgttttagatcCAGGTTCAGTTAACCTGGAGAAGGTTTCCAACATCATAGTGGACCAGTCTCTAAAGGATCAGATTTTCAGTAAAGAAGCTGGACGTATCTGCTACACTATTGTGCAGGTTTATACTGTCATCAGGCAGTTCGCTGGACTGGTTTTGTGTCACTATTTAACAGTAACTGTCGTCACTGTTACTTTGTTTACATCAGTGGACTAAGACATTTAGTGCGATTGAGATTGAAGGATTTACGAAACTAGAATAAGACTTAAATGTCTCATTCAGTCTCATTACACGATTTCTTAATCCTCTTTCCTAATCAATGCCTAACTGGTAATTTACGGTTGAGCAACTGGAAGCCCTTAAGCCAGTTTACCTGCACCACTGTGTTTCCTGACTGTCCACAGTGCGCCTTCTATTATCTGTTCTGACTCTCTTGATTACATCATGTAGGCCGAGGTCAAGCAGAGCAATGGAAATGTGTTCCGGAGAAACTTGTTGAACCGACTTCAGCAGGAGTTTAAGGACCGCGAGGAGACCAGAAGGCGCTCGCTCCAAGAGTGGGTGTGCTATGTCACATTCATCTGTAACATCTTTGACTACCTCAAGGTAAGAGTCAGACTTAGCTTTTCTAAATTTAATATTTCCTATCTTGTTATCTTTTAGGTCACACCCAGATATTTAGATATGTTTCCATGACTGTCTTGATACTTAGGTGAACAATATGCCGATGGTGGCCCTGGTCCATCCTGTGTATGACTGCCTGATGAGACTTGCCCAGCCTGATGCTTTAATGAATgaggaggaggtgaggagaATTCATTCAAATtccatcaaaattaaaaaaaattaaagtaaggtgtgtttaaaaaacattatttgatgattttattttattagactGGTGGCTGAGGCTGTTTTCGTATTGAAAAACATGTCATGTGGCTGATAAATCTCCACAGACACTAAACCGTTGACTCTAAACTTTACTATAATCATTTCTTAAAAATGCCATTGTCAACATGCCATTACTCTTCATGgatagaaaaatgaaaaaatgaatatgaaCCATCATAAATgcaatactgtacattttcagaacattctctttatttttatgcattattttgtaaaaaggtTGAATGTTTATATTTCCATTCTAAGCGGACAAACATTAACAGCGTTGGAAACTGGAGATGGgttgtgtaatgtgttttcattttgagaaGTATTCCTAATACCAAACATGTGAAATGAAACCCACTCAGCTACTGTAATGTGTACATTATAGTACCAGACAGACGTTTTGACGTGGTTCTATGTGATTTATGTTGTTGacaaatgtgtgcatgcacattatacaaagcagtgtttttaaaagcGAGATCTTGTTTCTGTAAAACTATCTAATGCCacgtcaaataaaaaaatttttttttttttttgtgtagctAAGATAAAATTGAATGTGACACCACCTCCACCTTTATGTGCAGGTTGACTGTATGGTGATGCAGCTGCATCGCATTGGAGAGCAGTTGGAGAAAGTGAATGCCCAGAGAATGGACGAGCTGTTCTTTCTGCTGCGGGATGGCTTCCTGCTCCAGGAGAGAATCACCTCAATGTCCCGTCTGCTGCTGCTAGAGATCCTAGAGTTTAGAGCCGGAGGATGGATGCTCAGCAGCACCGCCCACAAGTACTACTACAGTGAAATTGCCGACTAGAGCGGTTGCAAGGACAAAGGTACTGGCCAACCGCTGTGCAGCTGGGACATGAATCCGTACTCACCACTAAGTAAAACACCAGCAGTTTGATGATGAGCAGCAACATCTTCAAGGTAACCAATGGATGGCTTTGTAAAGACGGAGGTTCCTCGACTTTAAAAgactttgggtttttttggattgtttcctgcattttataatattttggtGCCAAGGATGTGGAATGTGCAATAGTTTACAAGAGTTGAAGTTCTGTTACTGAGGTTTAGCAACATTCAGCACACTTTATGCTGAacactgttttaatgtttttattttttaatctttctggCCATTCCTGTTTGAGAAAATAATTGGACTTAATTTGACCAAATTCAAATGAGTTGGAAGAGACATTCCAGTCAAATACAACATTCAGctgctgttttactttttattgttgtgatcagtgtttttagttatttgaaaatgaatattttaatactttgttaaatattttagtgtggaatgaatattttacattattccATCATTGCAGATGAGAGGAATAAAATTCAAGTTTCTTTCTTTACCACTTGTTAAGTGAGGCTGGTTTGCCAGATCAAACTTTGTGGCTGAATTCAGGGAATTTCTTTTTGTGCGTGTTTTATAGATCACCTAATAAAAGACAGTGAGGTAGGTTAGTGTTTCTATGACAAATTAGTCGGATATTGAATTATTTCTGGATTCACATTTCATTTAGGTAGTTGAGGTGCTGGAGAAAtagttgtttttctcattttatgcATACACAGGTCTTGTGAGTATTAAACTTGTAGAAAACGTGTTTCTCATTTGAATTCAGGTTCTGCCAGCACTAAACAACACTATGTACTGTAGTTGAAGTCAGTGACGAAGCTAAAGTCATCAGCCAAAACAGTGCCTTTGAATCAAAAACATGTAGGACAGGTCTTGTGAttaacatattacatatttttgaaaagttttcatttttaaaacctgcatgacgtaaaaaatgtaataaaaaaggtTCTTTTTGAGCAGTCAGACAAATCAACCTTGTGAATTCAGAGAAATACATAATCCTTAAAGCTACAGGATGcaacatttatgaaaatgtttttaagtgatATAGTCCATAACTTGGATATGTGCAGTGCTGAATCCTTCCATGAGACATACTCACATAactgcactggcagcagtggaaAGATATTGTCCTTTTGAGTGAGGCTTATCTTTCTAACCAATCAAGTCAGATCAAACCACATATATATCATACTGATAATAAAAGGTACctttgcatgtacagtatgtgacaccACAGCCTTTGAGACGGTGTCTATATTTGACACCTGAGTGGTCTAATTTAGACTAATTTGATTTACAGTCTTATGCTGCAGCTAGCTTGATTCACAAATGTGACATTGTTTAactttaatgatgaaaaaagtaaaggctattaagaaacaaaagacattttgcaTATCTCCACAAACCCTTCTTTCTAGTAGTGTTAAAGATTTTTGATGGGTTAAACTGAGCCTAAAAAAGTTTACCTTTTGGAATCAAGAAATATATGTGGattccatacacacacacttctttaaTGAATGGCTAGAGACCTTTAATATATGCTTCTAAAGCTTATTAgagcatttaacttttttagtACTTGGTCGTACATTTgtgacaaatgtatttgttctaaTAAATCTTTGTAGGTTTTCACTTATGCAATcagttgtatttgtgtgtcaatTATGAATACAGTAAAGCAACACTTTATTGTACATGAAACAATTTTCCCAATACAAAAAGTGAACGAGTATATCATGTTTATTTCTCCTTTATATAGACTTCACTTCAACCATAGTCCTTCcaccaaagttttttttgtttatattatgtCCACTATTTACAACAGGGTGCTGGGCAACAGATTTTTCACGtaattttccactttttatCATCTGTCCAGTCTGTCATCCTGAAGA includes these proteins:
- the LOC137100623 gene encoding MIF4G domain-containing protein B-like isoform X2, which gives rise to MENSTEDYRIQSFDLDTQALLKTALKDPGSVNLEKVSNIIVDQSLKDQIFSKEAGRICYTIVQVYTVIRQFAGLVLCHYLTAEVKQSNGNVFRRNLLNRLQQEFKDREETRRRSLQEWVCYVTFICNIFDYLKVNNMPMVALVHPVYDCLMRLAQPDALMNEEEVDCMVMQLHRIGEQLEKVNAQRMDELFFLLRDGFLLQERITSMSRLLLLEILEFRAGGWMLSSTAHKYYYSEIAD
- the LOC137100623 gene encoding MIF4G domain-containing protein B-like isoform X1; this translates as MIFTASRLSGVIFIMENSTEDYRIQSFDLDTQALLKTALKDPGSVNLEKVSNIIVDQSLKDQIFSKEAGRICYTIVQVYTVIRQFAGLVLCHYLTAEVKQSNGNVFRRNLLNRLQQEFKDREETRRRSLQEWVCYVTFICNIFDYLKVNNMPMVALVHPVYDCLMRLAQPDALMNEEEVDCMVMQLHRIGEQLEKVNAQRMDELFFLLRDGFLLQERITSMSRLLLLEILEFRAGGWMLSSTAHKYYYSEIAD
- the LOC137100623 gene encoding MIF4G domain-containing protein B-like isoform X3, whose product is MIFTASRLSGVIFIMENSTEDYRIQSFDLDTQALLKTALKDPGSVNLEKVSNIIVDQSLKDQIFSKEAGRICYTIVQAEVKQSNGNVFRRNLLNRLQQEFKDREETRRRSLQEWVCYVTFICNIFDYLKVNNMPMVALVHPVYDCLMRLAQPDALMNEEEVDCMVMQLHRIGEQLEKVNAQRMDELFFLLRDGFLLQERITSMSRLLLLEILEFRAGGWMLSSTAHKYYYSEIAD